A single region of the Triticum dicoccoides isolate Atlit2015 ecotype Zavitan chromosome 2B, WEW_v2.0, whole genome shotgun sequence genome encodes:
- the LOC119360169 gene encoding dehydration-responsive element-binding protein 1C-like: MDQTGKGYVTVTSVPPKRPAGRTKTRHPVYRGVRHRAGRWVSEVREPNKKSRIWLGTFATPEAAARAHDVAALALRGRGACVNFADSASLLVVDPATLCTPEDIRTAAIALAEAACPAAAQASASAPAPATMTMQDAAAVPYDDDYGLQYVDMDQHSYYYDGMGTGGGWNMNGDDDGDDDGAGDIMLWSY; this comes from the coding sequence ATGGACCAGACCGGCAAGGGATACGTGACCGTGACGTCGGTGCCGCCGAAGCGGCCGGCAGGGCGGACCAAGACGCGGCACCCGGTGTACCGCGGCGTGCGGCACCGCGCGGGGCGGTGGGTGAGCGAGGTGCGCGAGCCCAACAAGAAGTCGCGCATCTGGCTCGGCACCTTCGCCACCCCGGAGGCCGCCGCGCGCGCCCATGACGTGGCCGCCCTCGCCCTGCGCGGCCGCGGTGCCTGCGTCAACTTCGCCGACTCCGCGTCCCTGCTCGTAGTCGACCCGGCCACGCTCTGCACGCCCGAGGACATCCGCACTGCCGCCATCGCGCTCGCCGAGGCCGCGTGCCCCGCCGCGGCCCAGGCGTCCGCGTCCGCGCCCGCCCCGGCGACGATGACGATGCAGGATGCCGCGGCGGTGCCGTATGACGACGACTACGGCTTGCAGTACGTTGACATGGACCAGCATTCCTACTACTACGATGGGATGGGTACCGGCGGAGGCTGGAATATGAACGGAGACGATGACGGTGACGACGACGGCGCCGGAGACATTATGCTGTGGAGCTACTGA